A genomic region of Leptotrichia hofstadii contains the following coding sequences:
- a CDS encoding shikimate kinase produces MKNIVLIGMPACGKSTIGYWLSKKINFPVIDADKYLEEKENRVISDIFSNEGEKYFRELETKYLKELSEKEGIIISTGGGAVKNKENIDILKENGIIVFINRTIDDISRENHRNRPLLQNPDNIRKLYDERIKLYRRYADIIIKNDDSIDVIVDRIITSLKGKIL; encoded by the coding sequence ATGAAAAATATAGTATTGATTGGAATGCCTGCCTGTGGAAAAAGTACGATTGGGTACTGGCTGTCAAAAAAAATTAATTTCCCTGTTATAGATGCAGATAAATATTTGGAAGAAAAGGAAAATAGAGTTATTTCAGATATTTTTTCAAATGAAGGGGAAAAGTATTTTAGAGAGCTTGAAACAAAATATTTGAAGGAATTATCGGAAAAAGAGGGAATTATTATTTCGACAGGCGGTGGAGCTGTTAAAAATAAGGAAAACATTGATATTTTGAAAGAAAATGGAATTATTGTATTTATTAACAGAACAATTGATGACATTTCAAGGGAAAACCATAGGAATAGACCCCTTTTGCAGAATCCTGATAATATTCGGAAACTGTATGATGAAAGAATAAAGCTGTATAGACGATATGCTGATATTATTATAAAAAACGACGATAGTATAGATGTAATTGTAGACAGGATAATTACTTCATTGAAGGGGAAAATTTTATAA
- a CDS encoding chorismate mutase — protein sequence MDINKNLDLGEIRERIDKLDRQLVELLEERLYIVQEVAQFKKNTGKKIFDEEREKEVVKKNLERVKNKELNHYIELILKDIMNSSKEYQKFKIGISTKYVNDLELENKKLGYTGVPGSYAYEVLMNLLKNNKNSNFSNIEENKNIFHFNSHKDLVEAVHTNQIDLAILPIENSIVGEVRDSIDLINTKNIHIIGEVRHKISHNLLGVKGSKIEDIKNVYSHDQAFMQCSEFLSKYEWHLNRMTNTAISGKYIASKNQKENACIANMKTKEMYDLELLKQNINNEEENYTRFFVISNESIVIDGSDKISIVTSAKNESGALIELLQIFYKYGLNMVNLKSRPRVNKPWEYYFYIDFEGNMADEKVKMALEEMREKSNYLQILGNYKLYNLKI from the coding sequence ATGGATATAAATAAAAATTTGGATTTAGGGGAAATTCGAGAAAGAATAGACAAACTGGATAGACAGCTTGTAGAATTGCTTGAGGAAAGGCTGTATATTGTACAGGAAGTGGCACAATTTAAAAAAAATACTGGAAAGAAAATTTTTGATGAGGAAAGGGAAAAGGAAGTTGTTAAAAAGAATCTGGAAAGAGTTAAAAATAAAGAGCTAAATCATTATATTGAACTTATTTTAAAAGATATTATGAATTCCAGCAAAGAGTACCAAAAGTTTAAAATTGGGATTTCGACTAAATATGTGAATGATTTGGAATTGGAAAATAAAAAACTGGGATATACCGGAGTACCAGGTTCTTATGCTTACGAAGTGCTTATGAACTTGCTCAAAAATAACAAAAATTCAAATTTTTCCAATATTGAAGAAAATAAAAATATCTTTCATTTTAATTCACACAAGGATTTAGTAGAAGCCGTGCATACTAATCAAATTGATCTTGCAATATTGCCGATAGAAAATTCTATCGTTGGAGAAGTGCGGGACAGCATTGACTTGATAAATACAAAAAATATCCACATAATCGGAGAAGTCAGACATAAGATTTCACACAACTTGCTTGGTGTAAAAGGAAGCAAAATCGAAGATATAAAGAATGTTTATTCTCATGATCAGGCTTTTATGCAATGTTCAGAATTTTTGTCAAAATACGAATGGCATCTTAATCGAATGACAAATACTGCAATTAGCGGAAAATATATTGCCTCAAAAAACCAAAAGGAAAATGCCTGTATTGCAAATATGAAAACAAAAGAAATGTACGATTTAGAACTATTGAAACAAAATATCAATAACGAAGAGGAAAATTATACAAGATTTTTTGTGATTTCAAATGAGAGCATTGTAATTGACGGAAGCGATAAAATTAGCATTGTAACGAGTGCAAAGAATGAATCAGGGGCCTTGATAGAGTTACTGCAGATATTTTATAAATATGGGCTGAATATGGTAAATCTAAAATCACGTCCGAGGGTAAATAAACCTTGGGAATATTATTTTTATATTGATTTTGAAGGTAATATGGCTGATGAAAAGGTAAAAATGGCACTTGAGGAAATGAGAGAAAAATCAAATTACTTACAAATTTTGGGAAATTACAAATTATATAATTTGAAAATATAA
- a CDS encoding pseudouridine synthase, with protein MRLDKFLANSGIGTRKEVKEILKNKKISVNDAFVKDGKIQIDEEKDIVKYEDKIIYYKPFVYIMMNKPAGVISATEDNHHKTVIDLLNNEYRTYDIFPVGRLDIDTEGLMLLTNDGILSHNLLSPKKHVDKKYYVKIANPLTEEDIKTLENGIKLEENFVTKKAKVEIICNNGENNEYFAYITISEGKFHQVKKMFKAVNNEVLYLKRVKMGNLLLDENLKLGEYRELTVEELDSLKV; from the coding sequence ATGAGATTGGATAAATTTTTGGCAAATTCAGGAATTGGAACAAGGAAAGAAGTCAAGGAAATACTGAAAAATAAGAAAATAAGTGTTAATGATGCTTTTGTAAAAGATGGAAAAATTCAGATTGATGAAGAAAAAGATATTGTAAAATATGAAGATAAAATTATTTATTACAAGCCATTTGTCTACATTATGATGAATAAGCCTGCTGGAGTGATTTCCGCAACGGAAGACAATCATCACAAAACTGTTATTGACTTGTTAAACAATGAGTACAGAACTTACGATATTTTTCCAGTCGGACGGCTGGATATTGATACAGAAGGTTTGATGTTACTTACAAATGATGGAATTTTGTCGCATAATTTACTTTCTCCAAAAAAGCATGTAGATAAAAAATATTATGTAAAAATTGCCAATCCTCTTACTGAAGAGGACATAAAAACGCTTGAAAATGGAATAAAATTGGAAGAAAACTTTGTAACAAAAAAGGCAAAAGTCGAAATAATTTGTAATAATGGTGAAAACAATGAATATTTTGCATATATAACAATTTCTGAAGGGAAGTTTCATCAGGTAAAGAAAATGTTTAAAGCTGTTAATAATGAAGTTCTTTATTTGAAACGGGTGAAAATGGGAAATCTTTTGCTAGATGAAAATTTAAAATTGGGGGAATATCGGGAATTAACAGTAGAAGAATTGGATAGTTTGAAAGTTTAA
- a CDS encoding HutP family protein, with product MEENNKSVEICRIALKMSISSRDEEKKLMQDYKKVGIKTAAVNVGGAMPQSRFKFIESALMAAKRNNLIQDVHAHDGAVIGAMREAMSQIEAIINGLSVGGKIGLAREGEHLAVAIFLSVGILQFNEVITSVAHRSVSILENEK from the coding sequence ATGGAAGAAAATAATAAAAGCGTCGAAATATGCAGAATAGCATTGAAAATGTCAATTTCTTCGCGTGATGAGGAAAAAAAATTGATGCAGGACTATAAAAAAGTTGGTATAAAGACAGCTGCAGTAAATGTGGGCGGTGCAATGCCTCAGTCCCGTTTCAAATTTATAGAAAGCGCATTAATGGCGGCAAAACGAAATAATCTGATTCAGGATGTGCATGCTCATGATGGTGCAGTAATCGGTGCAATGCGGGAAGCAATGAGCCAAATTGAAGCAATTATAAATGGACTTAGTGTCGGAGGGAAAATTGGGCTGGCAAGAGAGGGAGAACATCTGGCTGTGGCTATATTTTTAAGTGTTGGAATATTGCAATTTAATGAAGTGATAACTTCTGTTGCACATCGTTCAGTTTCAATACTTGAAAATGAAAAATAA
- a CDS encoding DUF4250 domain-containing protein: MINFETKDTMLLYSLVNMKLRDEFLDLDDLVNYYGVDKKELLDRFSNDGYEYVEGENQFKKI; this comes from the coding sequence ATGATAAATTTTGAAACTAAAGATACAATGCTGCTTTATAGTCTTGTAAATATGAAGTTACGTGATGAATTTTTAGATTTAGATGATCTTGTAAATTATTATGGTGTTGATAAAAAAGAACTTTTAGATAGATTTTCAAATGATGGATATGAATATGTGGAAGGGGAAAATCAATTTAAGAAAATATAA
- a CDS encoding phosphomevalonate kinase — translation MSINKIITNQTCGKLYLAGEYSILTAGQSAIIKNINLFMTSKINFADKYTIFSDMFDYTVTLEKTAFDKKASQNFDKNYLLICETISVMTEYLKLNNLEIKPFNLEINGKMEIDNKKLGIGSSGSVVVLTIKSILSLYNLQVSKEILFKLSSYVLLKRGDNGSMGDIACISYESLIFYKSFDRKKISELMKNETLENILKTNWNYEISELQFNKNNLNCNFLVGWTKEPAISSDLINIVKSSIDENFLKNVENIVQDLRIAINNGNKPMIKKCINENGKLLQNLNENIYSKKLVKLVNSAQKLDICAKSSGAGGGDCGIALSFNKNDTKTIIDRWEKFGIELLYAEKL, via the coding sequence ATGTCAATAAATAAAATAATAACTAACCAAACCTGTGGAAAACTCTATCTCGCTGGAGAATATTCAATTCTGACAGCTGGACAAAGTGCAATCATAAAAAACATAAACCTTTTTATGACTTCAAAAATAAATTTTGCTGATAAATATACAATTTTTTCAGATATGTTTGATTATACCGTAACTCTTGAAAAAACGGCTTTCGATAAAAAAGCTTCACAAAATTTTGACAAAAATTATTTACTCATCTGTGAAACAATATCCGTTATGACTGAATATCTAAAGTTAAACAACTTGGAAATCAAACCTTTTAATCTGGAAATTAATGGAAAAATGGAAATAGATAACAAAAAACTAGGAATCGGCTCAAGTGGCAGCGTTGTCGTTTTAACAATAAAATCCATTTTAAGCCTCTACAATCTGCAAGTTTCAAAGGAAATACTTTTCAAGCTGTCTTCCTATGTGCTGCTAAAACGTGGAGATAACGGCTCTATGGGTGATATAGCCTGCATTTCCTATGAAAGCTTAATTTTTTATAAATCCTTTGACAGAAAAAAAATTAGTGAATTAATGAAAAACGAAACTCTGGAAAATATTCTAAAAACTAACTGGAATTACGAAATTTCCGAACTTCAGTTTAACAAAAACAATTTAAATTGTAATTTTTTAGTCGGCTGGACAAAGGAACCTGCTATTTCTAGTGATTTAATAAACATTGTAAAAAGTTCCATTGATGAAAACTTTTTAAAAAATGTAGAAAATATCGTACAAGATTTGAGAATTGCCATAAATAATGGAAATAAGCCAATGATAAAAAAATGTATTAATGAAAATGGGAAATTACTTCAAAACTTAAATGAAAATATTTATAGCAAAAAATTAGTAAAATTAGTAAATTCTGCTCAAAAACTCGATATTTGTGCCAAAAGCAGCGGTGCTGGTGGCGGAGATTGCGGAATTGCCCTTTCCTTTAACAAAAATGATACAAAAACTATTATTGACAGATGGGAAAAATTCGGAATTGAATTGCTGTATGCTGAAAAATTATAA
- the dcm gene encoding DNA cytosine methyltransferase, with protein MKVAGFFSGVGGIELGFEQVGFNVIYSNEIDKNAAKTFLKNNNSKLAVDDIHNVKSTDVPDTDVIVGGFPCQAFSIAGYRKGFEDERGEIFFQLAKIIKDKKPRVIFIENVKNLATHDKGNTFKVIKETLESYGYQLKKLILNASEYGNVPQNRERIYIIGFRKKEDYDNFEDIKPLKLEKKIGDIIDFDKKVDEKYYYRKEKNIFYDELEKEITKKDTIYQWRRKYVRENKSNLCPTLTANMGTGGHNVPLVLTKYGIRKLTPKECFLFQGYPEDFELPENLAQSHLYKQAGNSVVVPVIRRLAKNIKKAIEKTDNKIK; from the coding sequence ATGAAAGTAGCAGGTTTTTTTAGTGGAGTTGGTGGAATAGAATTGGGATTTGAGCAAGTCGGATTTAATGTGATTTATTCCAATGAAATTGATAAAAATGCCGCAAAAACCTTTTTAAAGAATAATAATTCAAAACTGGCTGTAGATGATATACATAATGTGAAAAGTACTGATGTACCTGATACAGATGTTATTGTTGGCGGTTTTCCGTGTCAAGCATTTTCAATAGCTGGATATAGAAAGGGTTTTGAAGATGAGAGAGGAGAAATATTTTTTCAGCTGGCTAAAATTATAAAGGACAAAAAACCAAGAGTAATTTTTATAGAAAATGTAAAAAATTTAGCAACGCATGATAAAGGCAATACATTTAAAGTTATAAAAGAAACTTTGGAAAGTTATGGTTATCAGTTAAAAAAATTAATTCTAAACGCAAGTGAGTATGGAAATGTTCCACAAAACAGGGAGAGGATATATATTATAGGTTTTCGTAAAAAAGAAGATTATGATAATTTTGAAGATATAAAGCCATTGAAATTAGAGAAAAAAATAGGCGATATTATTGATTTTGATAAAAAAGTTGATGAAAAATATTATTATAGAAAAGAAAAAAATATTTTTTATGACGAGCTGGAAAAAGAAATAACTAAAAAAGATACTATTTATCAATGGAGAAGAAAATATGTAAGAGAAAACAAATCCAATTTATGCCCCACATTAACGGCAAATATGGGGACTGGTGGACATAACGTTCCGTTAGTTTTAACAAAATACGGAATTAGGAAATTAACTCCGAAAGAATGTTTTTTATTCCAGGGTTATCCAGAAGATTTTGAATTGCCAGAAAATTTGGCACAGAGCCATTTATACAAGCAGGCTGGTAATTCGGTAGTTGTGCCAGTAATAAGACGATTAGCTAAAAATATAAAAAAAGCAATAGAAAAAACAGATAATAAAATTAAGTAG
- a CDS encoding rhodanese-like domain-containing protein, which produces MKIRKIMLMTMIGVFSVFGFSCSKTGNEKQNLTMSKEAKAGKKAEYKKITSDEAKKMMETQKVIVVDVRTLEEYNEGHIPNAISVPLETIENEAEAKLKNKDALILVYCRSGRRSREAALKLIEKGYTNVIDFGGIKDWNGEVVK; this is translated from the coding sequence ATGAAAATAAGAAAAATAATGTTGATGACAATGATTGGAGTATTTTCTGTGTTTGGATTTTCTTGTAGTAAAACAGGAAACGAAAAACAGAATTTAACAATGTCAAAAGAAGCGAAAGCTGGGAAAAAAGCAGAATATAAAAAAATAACTTCAGATGAAGCTAAAAAGATGATGGAAACTCAAAAAGTTATAGTTGTAGATGTTAGAACTTTGGAAGAATATAACGAAGGGCATATTCCAAATGCGATTTCTGTTCCATTGGAAACTATTGAAAATGAAGCAGAAGCAAAATTGAAAAATAAAGATGCTTTAATTTTAGTGTATTGCAGAAGTGGAAGACGAAGCAGGGAAGCAGCATTAAAATTGATTGAAAAAGGTTATACAAACGTGATTGATTTTGGTGGAATAAAAGATTGGAATGGGGAAGTAGTGAAATAA
- the purB gene encoding adenylosuccinate lyase, with product MENMSIYSNPLAERYSSKEMLHIFSPEFKFRTWRKLWINLAEAEKELGLDFITDEQIAELKKFKDDVDFEVAAEFEKKLRHDVMAHVHTYGEQAKNARKIIHLGATSAYVGDNTDLIQIKEGLFIVKRRMLTLIEKMRDFALEYKDLPTLGFTHFQAAQLTTVGKRATLWLHSLLLDFEELEFRLENLRFRGVKGTTGTQASFKELFEGDFEKVKQLDELVTEKAGFSKKQGVSGQTYDRKVDAQILNLLSNIAQSSHKFTNDFRLLQHLKELEEPFEKNQIGSSAMAYKRNPMRSERISSLAKYVISSSQTGALVFATQWFERTLDDSASKRLSIPQAFLAVDAILIIWLNIMDGVVVYPKVIEANIQKELPFMATENIIMESVKKGMDRQEVHEIIRELSMEETKEIKLNGNPNRLIDRIIKDGRLGLKAEDMEGILVSANYTGFAGQQTEDFVKNEINPILDKYKDEIVEDREELRV from the coding sequence ATGGAAAATATGAGTATATATTCAAATCCGTTGGCGGAAAGATATTCTAGTAAGGAAATGTTACATATTTTTTCACCTGAGTTTAAATTTAGAACTTGGAGAAAGTTGTGGATAAATTTGGCTGAGGCTGAGAAAGAACTTGGGCTTGATTTTATTACGGATGAGCAGATTGCAGAACTTAAAAAATTTAAGGATGATGTGGATTTTGAAGTTGCGGCAGAATTTGAGAAAAAATTGAGACACGATGTGATGGCTCACGTTCATACTTATGGAGAACAGGCGAAAAATGCAAGAAAAATCATTCACTTGGGAGCTACGAGCGCGTATGTTGGGGATAATACTGATTTGATTCAAATTAAGGAAGGATTATTTATTGTTAAAAGAAGAATGCTTACTTTGATTGAAAAAATGAGAGATTTCGCATTGGAATACAAAGACTTGCCTACTTTAGGATTTACTCATTTTCAAGCGGCACAGCTTACAACGGTTGGAAAAAGAGCGACATTGTGGCTTCATTCGTTACTTCTTGATTTTGAAGAATTGGAATTTAGATTAGAAAACTTAAGATTTAGAGGAGTCAAAGGAACTACTGGTACACAGGCTAGTTTTAAAGAATTGTTTGAAGGAGATTTTGAAAAAGTAAAGCAGTTGGATGAACTGGTTACGGAAAAAGCTGGATTTAGTAAGAAACAAGGTGTTTCGGGGCAAACTTACGATAGAAAAGTAGATGCACAAATTTTGAATTTATTGTCGAATATTGCTCAATCTTCTCATAAATTTACGAACGATTTTAGACTATTGCAGCATTTGAAGGAATTAGAAGAGCCATTTGAAAAAAATCAGATTGGTTCAAGTGCGATGGCCTACAAGAGAAATCCGATGAGAAGTGAAAGAATTTCATCACTTGCCAAATATGTAATTTCAAGCTCGCAAACAGGAGCATTAGTTTTTGCAACACAATGGTTTGAAAGAACATTGGACGATTCGGCAAGTAAAAGACTTTCGATTCCGCAAGCATTTTTAGCAGTGGACGCAATTTTGATTATTTGGCTTAACATTATGGATGGAGTTGTCGTTTATCCAAAAGTAATTGAAGCAAATATTCAAAAGGAATTACCATTTATGGCAACCGAAAATATCATTATGGAATCAGTTAAAAAAGGAATGGACAGACAAGAAGTTCACGAAATCATAAGAGAACTTTCGATGGAAGAAACAAAGGAAATTAAATTGAATGGAAATCCTAACAGACTAATTGACAGAATTATAAAAGACGGAAGATTAGGACTTAAAGCGGAAGATATGGAAGGAATCTTGGTTTCAGCTAATTACACTGGATTTGCTGGGCAGCAGACTGAGGATTTTGTGAAGAATGAGATTAATCCGATTTTGGATAAATATAAAGATGAGATTGTGGAGGATAGGGAGGAATTGAGGGTTTAA
- a CDS encoding HAD family hydrolase: MGKKFFDEIQLFLFDMDGLLFDTETIYVEYGREIAEKMGYTITKDVVEKTTGVTNDKARILFKEALGQDFPYDEMMGTVKDHIMEKAEKGEVSLKLGALELLEFLKKNNKQMILATSSDLDMAETLTKGKDIKKYFSHFVTAEDVTHGKPDPEVFLIGAEKAGTSPEKTVVFEDSFNGIRAAHAAKTFPVMIPDKLKPTEEIEKLVYKKFDNLLEVLDYFEGK, encoded by the coding sequence ATGGGAAAGAAATTTTTTGATGAAATACAATTATTTTTGTTTGATATGGATGGTTTGCTGTTTGATACTGAAACTATTTATGTGGAATATGGACGTGAAATTGCAGAAAAAATGGGATATACAATTACAAAAGATGTTGTAGAAAAAACAACGGGCGTTACAAATGATAAGGCAAGAATATTGTTTAAAGAAGCCTTGGGACAAGATTTTCCGTATGATGAAATGATGGGAACAGTTAAGGATCATATAATGGAAAAAGCTGAAAAAGGCGAAGTTTCATTAAAACTTGGCGCATTGGAATTGCTTGAATTTTTGAAAAAAAATAATAAGCAGATGATTTTGGCAACTTCATCGGACTTGGATATGGCTGAAACTTTGACTAAAGGAAAGGATATAAAAAAATATTTTTCCCATTTTGTGACGGCAGAAGATGTAACTCATGGAAAGCCAGATCCTGAAGTTTTTCTTATAGGAGCAGAAAAGGCTGGAACATCTCCTGAAAAAACAGTTGTATTTGAAGATTCATTCAATGGAATAAGGGCAGCTCACGCGGCGAAAACTTTTCCAGTTATGATTCCAGATAAATTGAAACCGACAGAAGAAATTGAAAAATTAGTTTATAAAAAATTTGATAATTTGCTGGAAGTGCTTGATTACTTTGAGGGAAAGTAA
- a CDS encoding adenylosuccinate synthase gives MGNNTFVIVGTQWGDEGKGKIIDVLSPKADYVVRFQGGNNAGHTVVVNDEKFILHLLPSGIINSAGKCIIGAGVVVDIEVLLTEIDELEKRGKKLDNLFIDERAHIIMPYHIEIDKAKEEAMGENKIGTTQRGIGPCYIDKIARNGIRIGDLLDPERFRDKLTWNVNEKNDMLTRYGKGTFDLEELYEKFMKLAEKIKFRIIDAVVEINEGIEDGKVVLFEGAQALMLDIDYGTYPYVTSSSPTSGGVTVGTGVAPTKISRVLGVMKAYTTRVGEGPFPTELENEDGETLRKVGHEFGATTGRPRRCGWLDLVIGRYAVLIDGLTDIVLTKLDVLTGFEKIKVAVGYEIDGKVYHSYPGNLRKSKDLKIIYDELEGWKEDITQIKNYEDLPENCKKYIEYIEKKLKCKISMISVGPERSQNIYRYDLGEFVN, from the coding sequence ATGGGAAATAATACTTTTGTAATTGTGGGAACGCAGTGGGGAGATGAAGGAAAAGGTAAAATTATCGATGTACTCTCTCCAAAAGCGGATTATGTAGTTAGATTTCAAGGTGGTAACAATGCTGGGCATACTGTCGTTGTAAATGATGAAAAATTTATTTTGCATTTATTGCCGTCTGGAATTATTAACTCGGCTGGAAAATGTATAATTGGGGCTGGAGTTGTTGTTGATATTGAAGTATTATTGACGGAAATTGATGAGCTCGAAAAAAGAGGGAAAAAGCTGGATAATTTATTTATCGATGAAAGAGCGCACATAATAATGCCTTATCATATCGAGATTGACAAGGCTAAGGAAGAAGCTATGGGTGAAAACAAAATTGGTACGACTCAAAGAGGAATCGGACCTTGCTACATTGATAAAATTGCAAGAAATGGAATTAGAATTGGTGATTTACTGGATCCTGAAAGATTTAGAGATAAACTTACTTGGAACGTGAATGAAAAAAACGATATGCTGACTAGATACGGTAAAGGAACTTTCGATTTGGAAGAACTTTATGAAAAATTTATGAAACTTGCTGAAAAAATAAAATTTAGAATAATTGATGCAGTTGTAGAAATCAATGAAGGCATTGAAGATGGAAAAGTAGTGCTTTTTGAAGGGGCTCAAGCGTTAATGCTTGACATTGACTACGGAACTTATCCTTATGTAACTTCATCATCGCCAACATCTGGCGGAGTAACAGTCGGAACAGGAGTCGCTCCAACAAAAATCTCAAGAGTGCTGGGAGTTATGAAAGCCTATACAACAAGAGTGGGAGAAGGACCTTTCCCAACAGAATTAGAAAACGAAGACGGAGAAACTTTGCGAAAAGTAGGACACGAATTTGGAGCAACAACTGGGCGTCCAAGAAGATGTGGATGGCTTGACTTGGTAATCGGAAGATATGCAGTTCTGATTGACGGATTGACAGATATTGTGTTGACAAAACTGGATGTATTGACAGGATTTGAAAAAATAAAAGTGGCTGTAGGTTATGAAATTGACGGAAAAGTATATCATTCTTATCCTGGAAACTTGAGAAAATCCAAAGACTTGAAAATAATTTACGATGAATTAGAAGGTTGGAAAGAAGATATTACTCAAATAAAAAATTACGAAGACTTGCCTGAAAACTGTAAAAAATATATTGAATACATTGAGAAAAAATTGAAATGTAAAATCTCGATGATTTCAGTAGGGCCTGAAAGAAGTCAGAATATTTATAGATATGATTTGGGAGAGTTTGTGAATTAA
- the aroQ gene encoding type II 3-dehydroquinate dehydratase — MKKILIINGPNLNFLGIREKGIYGNDDYNSVCKYIKEKFENEDVKIEILQSNSEGKIIDFLQSAYFNKVDGIVINPGAYTHYSYAILDAIKSVSIPTVEVHLSNIHEREEFRKISVTAPACIDQIYGKGKEGYVEAVEILLKR, encoded by the coding sequence ATGAAAAAAATATTAATTATAAATGGCCCTAATCTAAATTTTCTCGGAATTAGGGAAAAGGGAATTTATGGAAATGATGATTATAACAGCGTTTGTAAATACATAAAAGAAAAATTTGAAAATGAAGATGTAAAAATCGAGATTTTACAGTCAAATTCAGAGGGGAAAATTATAGATTTTTTGCAGTCGGCATATTTTAATAAAGTTGACGGAATTGTAATAAATCCTGGAGCGTATACGCATTACAGCTATGCAATTCTTGATGCGATAAAATCTGTATCTATTCCGACTGTGGAGGTGCATTTGAGCAATATTCACGAAAGAGAGGAATTTAGAAAAATTTCGGTTACAGCTCCTGCCTGCATTGACCAGATTTATGGAAAAGGCAAAGAGGGGTATGTGGAAGCTGTGGAAATTCTTTTAAAAAGATAA
- the aroE gene encoding shikimate dehydrogenase, with protein MEKYGLLGEKLGHSYSKEIHEIFFELTGKKASYKMIEKEIGEIGELMESIRNGEFNGINVTIPYKLEVIKYLDEVSETAKKIGAVNTITLRDGKLIGDNSDYFGFLKTLELNDIDVNGKKVLVLGTGGASKAIYNALVDKGAENIYLATIIENDPFDVRTQDRLIHYSAIAGLRNIELIVNCTPVGMYPAVDNCPLEGKNLINANAVVDIVYNPEETVLMAKYKLRGVKVANGLTMLISQAIKSEEIWHNEEYGSEILKEIHKRLAEKLYK; from the coding sequence ATGGAAAAATATGGATTATTAGGTGAAAAATTGGGACATAGCTATTCAAAAGAAATTCATGAAATTTTTTTTGAGCTGACTGGGAAAAAAGCAAGCTATAAGATGATTGAAAAGGAGATTGGCGAAATTGGGGAATTGATGGAAAGCATAAGAAATGGCGAATTTAACGGGATTAATGTTACAATTCCTTACAAGTTGGAAGTTATTAAATATTTGGATGAAGTATCAGAAACTGCTAAGAAGATTGGGGCAGTGAATACGATAACATTAAGGGATGGAAAACTGATTGGAGATAACTCTGATTACTTTGGATTTTTGAAAACGCTAGAATTAAATGACATTGATGTGAATGGTAAAAAAGTGCTTGTTTTAGGGACTGGTGGAGCTTCAAAAGCTATTTACAATGCTTTGGTTGATAAGGGGGCGGAAAATATTTATCTTGCTACAATTATAGAAAATGATCCCTTTGATGTAAGGACACAGGACAGGCTGATTCACTATTCGGCGATTGCTGGACTTAGGAATATCGAGCTGATTGTGAACTGCACTCCAGTCGGAATGTACCCAGCGGTTGACAATTGCCCGCTCGAAGGAAAAAATTTGATTAATGCGAATGCAGTTGTGGATATTGTTTACAATCCCGAAGAAACGGTTCTTATGGCCAAATACAAGTTAAGAGGCGTAAAAGTGGCTAATGGACTTACAATGCTTATTTCACAGGCAATAAAGTCTGAAGAAATTTGGCATAATGAAGAATATGGATCAGAAATTTTAAAAGAAATTCATAAAAGATTGGCAGAAAAATTATATAAATAA